A window from Listeria seeligeri serovar 1/2b str. SLCC3954 encodes these proteins:
- a CDS encoding energy-coupling factor ABC transporter substrate-binding protein produces MKKININVILIILVILLMVSPFFFNKTGEYGGSDGEAEAEITKIDPSYEPWFTPIYEPKSGEIESLLFTLQGCIGTGIIAYVIGVSRGKRKADNDAND; encoded by the coding sequence ATGAAAAAAATTAATATTAATGTCATTTTGATAATTCTAGTTATTTTACTAATGGTAAGCCCATTCTTCTTCAATAAAACAGGAGAGTATGGCGGTTCAGACGGAGAAGCAGAAGCAGAAATCACTAAAATTGATCCGAGTTACGAACCATGGTTTACACCGATTTATGAACCAAAAAGTGGCGAAATTGAAAGCTTATTGTTTACCTTGCAAGGATGCATTGGAACCGGGATTATCGCTTATGTTATTGGGGTAAGTCGCGGCAAACGGAAAGCAGATAATGATGCTAACGATTGA
- a CDS encoding energy-coupling factor ABC transporter transmembrane protein: MLTIDKYAYQNRWIAYSPSGKSLFYLIILVLSLTGPVLVQASLFLCMVPLTLYVVKIHFKQYLKWLLLPFSFLLFSLLSILISISKDPSSFITSVSIGSFYLGISDVTITTATQVFFRSIACLSATYFFVLTVPVVQLTKVMKQIFIPKILIELTILIYRFIFIFLEEAVAIRKAQSLRFGYHGIKNSYRSFGMLVNTLFNRVMKRYNEMVITLDVKLYQGEFHI; the protein is encoded by the coding sequence ATGCTAACGATTGATAAGTATGCCTATCAAAATCGCTGGATAGCATACTCACCATCTGGAAAATCATTGTTTTATTTAATTATTTTAGTTTTGTCTTTAACAGGTCCTGTACTCGTTCAAGCCAGCTTGTTTTTATGTATGGTACCATTAACATTATACGTAGTGAAAATTCACTTCAAACAATATCTGAAATGGCTCCTACTACCATTTTCATTTCTACTTTTCAGCTTGTTATCCATCTTAATTTCGATTTCTAAAGACCCAAGCAGTTTTATTACTTCTGTTTCGATTGGCAGCTTCTACCTAGGAATTTCCGATGTGACAATTACAACCGCCACACAAGTTTTCTTTCGGAGTATCGCTTGTTTATCCGCAACTTACTTTTTTGTCTTAACCGTTCCCGTGGTACAATTAACGAAAGTAATGAAACAAATTTTTATTCCTAAAATACTCATCGAATTAACAATTTTGATTTATCGCTTTATCTTCATTTTCTTGGAAGAAGCAGTAGCAATTCGTAAAGCACAGAGCCTGCGTTTTGGTTATCACGGAATTAAAAATAGTTATCGCTCATTTGGGATGCTTGTTAATACATTATTTAATCGAGTCATGAAAAGATATAATGAAATGGTAATAACACTTGATGTTAAGTTATATCAAGGAGAATTTCATATCTAG
- a CDS encoding cobyric acid synthase has translation MVQQIMIQGTASDAGKSVLVAGLCRLFKNKGFRVVPFKSQNMSLNSFITATGDEMGRAQVFQAEAAGVFPDVRMNPVLLKPTNDRQSQVIFMGSILANMDAVTYHDFKQTLIPKIQAVYQSLAAENDIIVLEGAGSPAEINLNDRDIVNMGMAKMVDAPVILVADIDKGGVFASIYGTIMLLKDEERARLKGVIINKFRGDVALLQPGIEMIEALTNVPVIGVIPYANLQLEEEDSVALSGKKTTADDNALLDIAIVCLPRISNFTDFHVLEIQPDISVRYIRSTNDFGNPDLLIIPGSKNTIADMSFLEESGLKKAIQHFAEKNGKIIGICGGYQMLGEKMLDPNQVESSQLEIAGLGLLHTETTFQDQKQTTQISGVTLSGEQVEGYEIHMGKTTRSKNTQPFCEIQAVNGNSEIHQDGAVSASKNIIGTYIHGIFDNSTFLKNLFHELLMKKQQTTYPHEITPLKAHKEQEYNKLATLLEENIQMDKLEKIMKGEQICVSTPKPAIKE, from the coding sequence ATGGTTCAACAAATCATGATTCAAGGTACCGCCTCAGATGCCGGCAAAAGCGTTCTAGTAGCTGGCCTCTGCCGGTTATTTAAAAATAAAGGATTTCGGGTTGTCCCGTTTAAATCACAAAATATGTCGCTTAATTCTTTTATTACAGCAACAGGAGATGAAATGGGGCGAGCACAAGTCTTCCAAGCAGAAGCGGCCGGTGTTTTTCCAGACGTCCGGATGAACCCAGTGTTACTAAAACCAACCAACGACCGCCAGTCCCAAGTTATTTTTATGGGCAGCATTTTAGCAAATATGGATGCGGTCACCTACCACGACTTCAAACAAACGCTCATTCCAAAAATTCAAGCTGTTTACCAGAGTTTAGCCGCAGAAAATGATATCATTGTCTTAGAAGGCGCGGGTAGTCCAGCCGAAATCAATTTAAACGACCGAGATATCGTCAACATGGGCATGGCCAAAATGGTCGATGCACCAGTTATTTTAGTTGCAGATATTGATAAAGGTGGCGTCTTTGCCTCGATTTACGGAACAATTATGCTTTTAAAAGACGAAGAACGTGCTCGGTTAAAAGGCGTGATTATCAATAAGTTTCGTGGGGATGTGGCTCTTTTACAACCTGGAATCGAAATGATTGAAGCATTAACTAATGTTCCGGTTATCGGTGTAATTCCGTATGCTAATTTACAACTAGAAGAAGAAGATAGTGTCGCCCTTAGTGGTAAAAAAACAACAGCCGATGACAACGCACTACTTGATATTGCCATCGTTTGCTTACCGAGAATCTCCAATTTTACCGACTTTCATGTTTTGGAAATCCAACCAGATATAAGTGTGCGTTACATAAGAAGCACCAATGATTTCGGCAATCCAGACCTGCTCATCATTCCCGGAAGTAAAAACACAATAGCAGACATGAGCTTTTTAGAAGAATCAGGCTTAAAAAAAGCAATCCAGCACTTTGCAGAGAAAAATGGAAAAATAATTGGGATTTGTGGCGGTTATCAAATGCTTGGCGAAAAAATGTTAGATCCAAACCAAGTAGAAAGTAGCCAACTTGAAATCGCTGGTTTAGGTTTACTTCATACCGAAACTACTTTTCAAGACCAAAAACAAACGACACAAATCAGTGGAGTTACGCTTTCAGGTGAACAAGTGGAAGGATACGAAATCCATATGGGTAAGACAACCCGCAGTAAAAATACCCAGCCATTCTGTGAAATTCAAGCAGTAAACGGCAATAGTGAAATCCACCAAGATGGAGCTGTTTCTGCGAGTAAAAACATTATTGGCACATATATCCATGGTATTTTTGATAACTCAACATTTTTGAAAAACCTTTTCCATGAATTACTCATGAAAAAACAGCAAACGACCTATCCTCATGAAATCACTCCACTAAAAGCGCATAAAGAACAAGAATACAATAAACTAGCAACACTTTTAGAAGAAAACATTCAAATGGATAAACTAGAAAAAATCATGAAAGGAGAACAAATATGCGTATCTACACCAAAACCGGCGATAAAGGAATGA
- a CDS encoding DMT family transporter translates to MIILFIVSGLLAGMVLPVQTAINTRLSTYTKSPFLASWVSFMVGTTVLLVVCLFTQKSWPISSEMIASNPWYIWVGGGTLGVIFLTANILLLPRLGSALLVMITVCGQMIMAIIIDNFGLFQVPMHEMNLERLLGVILMFGGIYLMQRF, encoded by the coding sequence TTGATTATATTATTTATTGTATCTGGTCTTCTTGCTGGAATGGTTTTACCAGTGCAAACGGCCATTAATACGCGTCTTAGTACATATACGAAATCACCGTTCTTAGCTTCTTGGGTTTCTTTTATGGTCGGAACAACCGTTTTGCTTGTTGTTTGTTTATTTACTCAAAAATCATGGCCAATATCATCAGAAATGATTGCCTCAAATCCTTGGTATATTTGGGTTGGTGGCGGAACTTTAGGGGTTATTTTTTTAACTGCCAACATTTTACTTTTACCTCGTCTAGGTTCAGCACTTCTTGTGATGATTACGGTTTGTGGACAAATGATTATGGCTATTATAATTGATAATTTTGGTTTATTTCAAGTGCCTATGCATGAAATGAATCTCGAACGGTTACTTGGAGTTATATTAATGTTTGGCGGCATTTATTTGATGCAGCGATTTTAA
- a CDS encoding NAD(P)-dependent oxidoreductase, with protein sequence MKIAIIGAAGKAGNEITKEAVRREHDVTGFVRNKAKLTTEIKAMEKDIFDLTTSDLEGFDVVVDAFNAAPGEENLHQTSLKHLSTILKGTNTRLIVVGGAGSLYVDPEETIRVMDTPDFPAAYLPTATNMGEAFNALQKETDVNWTYISPAAFFNPDGARTGEYKTALNILTTNAAGNSEISYADYAIALVDEIENAKHLKQRFSVVSK encoded by the coding sequence ATGAAAATAGCTATTATCGGAGCAGCTGGAAAAGCAGGAAATGAAATTACGAAGGAAGCAGTTCGTCGCGAGCATGATGTCACAGGATTCGTTCGTAATAAAGCAAAACTAACCACTGAAATTAAAGCAATGGAAAAAGATATTTTCGACCTAACTACAAGTGACTTAGAAGGTTTTGATGTTGTCGTTGATGCGTTTAATGCAGCACCAGGCGAAGAAAACTTACACCAAACATCATTAAAACATCTTTCTACTATATTAAAAGGAACAAATACACGCTTAATCGTTGTTGGCGGTGCAGGGAGCTTATACGTTGACCCTGAGGAAACGATTCGTGTCATGGATACTCCGGATTTCCCTGCAGCCTATTTACCGACAGCAACCAATATGGGAGAAGCTTTTAACGCGCTTCAAAAAGAAACAGATGTCAACTGGACCTACATAAGTCCAGCAGCTTTCTTCAATCCAGACGGAGCAAGAACCGGCGAATACAAAACAGCGCTTAACATCTTAACTACCAACGCAGCAGGAAATAGCGAAATTAGTTATGCTGATTATGCGATTGCACTCGTGGACGAAATCGAAAATGCCAAACATTTGAAGCAACGTTTTAGTGTCGTATCTAAATAA
- a CDS encoding shikimate kinase gives MKIRIIGSVGSGKTTLAKKLSDMEGIPFFETDRIVWKREQTEVRRTESEKRELLKQIICQPDWIIEGVHIEPWAMESFTQADVVIFLDIPKHQIRYQLIKRQIKQLLRIESAHYPIRIKMLKQMFYWDELFDRKTKPIIQNERMEEPQKWLTIKKKSEIKKILQTISSRDIV, from the coding sequence ATGAAAATTCGTATTATTGGATCAGTAGGCAGTGGTAAAACAACTTTGGCAAAAAAACTTTCAGATATGGAAGGCATTCCTTTTTTCGAAACCGACCGAATTGTATGGAAACGAGAACAAACCGAAGTAAGACGAACAGAATCCGAAAAAAGGGAATTGCTAAAACAAATTATCTGCCAACCAGATTGGATTATTGAAGGAGTACATATCGAACCATGGGCAATGGAAAGCTTCACACAAGCAGATGTTGTCATTTTTCTAGACATACCAAAACACCAAATCCGCTATCAATTAATTAAACGCCAAATTAAGCAATTACTTCGGATCGAGTCAGCGCACTATCCCATTCGAATAAAAATGCTCAAGCAAATGTTTTACTGGGATGAATTATTCGACAGGAAAACCAAGCCGATTATCCAAAATGAAAGAATGGAAGAACCACAAAAATGGCTCACTATCAAGAAAAAAAGTGAAATCAAAAAAATCTTGCAAACTATATCGAGCCGTGATATAGTATAA
- a CDS encoding energy-coupling factor ABC transporter permease, whose protein sequence is MHIMEGFLPVKWAVFWLIVFIPFLVLGLIRIRKLIAIDKNNKLLLALCAAFIFVLSALKIPSVTGSCSHPTGVGLATVMFGPLVVSVLGVIVLLFQALLLAHGGITTLGANAMSMAVIGPMVGFVVYKLARKLNCNKSVSIFLCAMTADLATYFTTSVQLGVVFPDPASGMMASILKFMAIFCVTQVPIAIAEGLLTVVMYNLISKNLPEKVAQLR, encoded by the coding sequence ATGCATATTATGGAGGGTTTTTTACCAGTTAAATGGGCGGTGTTTTGGCTGATTGTTTTCATTCCATTTCTTGTGCTTGGTTTAATCCGAATCCGCAAATTAATCGCGATTGATAAAAATAATAAGCTGTTATTAGCACTATGCGCAGCGTTTATCTTTGTTTTATCAGCATTAAAAATTCCTTCTGTAACAGGTTCTTGTTCGCATCCAACAGGTGTGGGACTGGCAACAGTTATGTTTGGGCCACTAGTAGTCAGTGTTCTTGGAGTAATTGTTTTGCTTTTCCAAGCGTTACTTCTTGCCCACGGTGGCATTACAACACTCGGAGCGAATGCAATGTCGATGGCGGTAATTGGCCCAATGGTCGGTTTTGTCGTCTATAAATTAGCTCGTAAACTAAATTGTAATAAAAGTGTATCGATTTTCTTATGTGCGATGACTGCTGACCTTGCAACCTACTTTACGACCAGTGTCCAGCTTGGAGTCGTCTTCCCAGATCCAGCATCAGGTATGATGGCATCCATTCTTAAATTTATGGCGATTTTCTGTGTCACCCAAGTACCAATTGCCATTGCAGAAGGCTTACTGACCGTAGTTATGTACAACTTAATTAGTAAAAATCTACCAGAAAAGGTGGCGCAATTACGATGA
- a CDS encoding PadR family transcriptional regulator, translating into MDEKLRKTYLPMTETAFYILLSLIEPRHGYAIIENVAGMTKNRIKLGPGTIYGSLSKMNKDGLIQIIQEESNRKIYQMTETGKEILHLEKTRIEELYRNTRGI; encoded by the coding sequence ATGGATGAAAAATTGCGAAAAACATATCTGCCAATGACAGAAACAGCTTTTTATATATTGCTGTCATTAATAGAACCAAGACATGGCTATGCAATTATTGAAAACGTCGCTGGCATGACCAAAAATCGTATCAAGCTTGGACCAGGAACAATTTACGGCAGTTTATCCAAAATGAACAAAGACGGACTAATCCAAATTATCCAAGAAGAAAGCAATCGAAAAATCTATCAAATGACAGAAACTGGCAAAGAAATCCTACATTTAGAAAAAACTCGGATTGAAGAATTGTATAGAAATACGAGGGGGATATAA
- a CDS encoding DMT family transporter — translation MTKRSSKSLLLFMAMGLVSGLLSPIQTSINSQLRETVNSPFVASFISFLVGTTLLTIICLIVERRLTFQLKGVGRIPWWVFTGGALGVLFVTSNILLLPLLGSAMTVVLALCGQMIIALIIDHFGFFGVIPHPINRYRMIGVLLMLIGVFLIQRF, via the coding sequence ATGACAAAAAGATCTTCCAAATCATTACTACTTTTTATGGCGATGGGGCTTGTATCCGGGCTACTTTCACCAATTCAAACATCAATAAATAGTCAGTTACGCGAGACAGTTAATTCACCCTTTGTGGCATCATTTATATCATTTTTAGTAGGAACCACCTTGCTGACGATTATTTGTTTAATTGTAGAGCGACGTTTGACATTCCAGCTTAAGGGTGTTGGGCGAATTCCTTGGTGGGTATTCACTGGGGGCGCGCTTGGAGTACTTTTCGTTACTTCGAATATTTTACTTTTACCGTTACTTGGATCAGCTATGACAGTTGTTTTGGCACTTTGTGGCCAGATGATTATTGCACTTATTATTGACCACTTTGGGTTTTTTGGAGTCATTCCTCATCCAATTAACCGTTACCGAATGATTGGCGTTTTATTGATGCTTATCGGCGTATTTTTAATTCAACGTTTTTAA
- a CDS encoding glucosaminidase domain-containing protein has translation MKYRKLSKKKKQKRLLGIAGVLVLIVLVGVIASVIREQYLIMTAPEPDPAFHSKEQNFLNELSPHAQEIQEKHGILTSITLAQAILESDWGQSGLAQKANNLFGVKGKPPQPIVTMSTKEFVDGEWIEVDANFRKYKDWNESLDAHAELFLNGTTWNADKYNGVVAADDYKKAAQELQTAGYATDPDYAEKLTTIIESHDLQLYDRINDKIYYDIKSTGYGKVKKDVSGAVWTRPYGLSGAQKVEEINYYKREDLNLLREAKTDSGTWYQIAVNNEPIGWVKQELIEKK, from the coding sequence CTGAAATATCGAAAACTATCAAAAAAGAAAAAACAAAAGCGGTTACTTGGCATAGCGGGGGTGCTAGTTCTTATTGTTTTAGTGGGTGTTATTGCTTCGGTTATTAGAGAGCAATATTTAATTATGACTGCACCAGAACCCGATCCAGCATTCCATTCCAAAGAACAAAATTTTCTAAATGAACTTTCACCTCATGCGCAAGAAATTCAAGAAAAACATGGAATTTTAACGAGCATTACTTTAGCGCAAGCGATTTTAGAATCGGACTGGGGACAAAGTGGCTTAGCTCAAAAAGCAAACAATTTATTTGGCGTTAAAGGGAAGCCACCGCAACCTATCGTAACAATGTCAACGAAAGAATTTGTTGACGGCGAGTGGATTGAAGTAGATGCGAATTTTCGAAAATACAAAGATTGGAACGAGTCACTGGATGCGCATGCAGAACTTTTTTTAAACGGAACTACCTGGAATGCAGATAAATACAATGGCGTTGTCGCAGCAGATGACTACAAGAAAGCGGCACAAGAACTACAAACTGCTGGATATGCAACAGATCCAGACTATGCTGAAAAACTTACTACGATTATTGAAAGCCACGATTTGCAGCTATATGATCGAATCAATGACAAAATCTATTATGATATTAAATCAACTGGCTACGGCAAAGTTAAAAAAGACGTTTCAGGCGCTGTTTGGACAAGACCATATGGCCTATCTGGCGCTCAAAAAGTAGAAGAAATTAACTACTATAAACGGGAAGATTTAAACCTACTTAGGGAAGCAAAAACAGACAGTGGAACTTGGTACCAAATTGCTGTAAATAATGAGCCAATTGGTTGGGTAAAACAAGAATTAATTGAAAAAAAGTAA
- a CDS encoding DUF2812 domain-containing protein, which yields MEKKVLKFFTVDNMEKEAAYLNEMAQQGWFFKEYKRFRYHFEKGEPAKYNYAIDYKETTGDEEEYKTLFADAGWENVYTYPILQGNWMYFRKPVTPGETDEAIFTDKESLVHLFQKIRKRWSLFGGLISLFLLLFAVFLPYNSLQIFYAILIIILVVLYGKMFINLTRKINNLNSNT from the coding sequence ATGGAGAAAAAAGTCTTAAAATTTTTCACAGTCGACAATATGGAAAAAGAAGCAGCATATTTAAATGAAATGGCACAACAAGGTTGGTTTTTCAAAGAGTATAAAAGATTTAGATACCATTTTGAAAAAGGTGAACCAGCAAAATATAACTATGCGATTGATTACAAAGAAACCACGGGCGACGAGGAAGAATATAAAACTCTTTTTGCTGACGCTGGCTGGGAAAATGTATATACTTACCCGATTTTACAAGGAAACTGGATGTATTTTCGTAAACCAGTAACTCCCGGTGAAACAGACGAAGCCATTTTTACGGATAAAGAATCGTTGGTACATTTATTCCAAAAAATTCGTAAACGCTGGTCCTTGTTTGGTGGATTAATAAGCTTATTTTTACTACTGTTTGCGGTGTTCTTACCATATAATTCACTACAGATATTTTATGCTATTCTCATTATTATTCTTGTGGTACTATATGGCAAAATGTTTATTAATCTTACGCGAAAAATAAACAATTTAAACAGCAACACTTGA
- a CDS encoding ATP-binding cassette domain-containing protein, producing MLKTEHISFEYEDGKKALTDVSIDLAKGDIIGLIGANGSGKSTLFMQLLGINKPTKGKVYFDDKPLTYNKKALFALRKKVSIVFQDPDQQIFYSNVRDDVAFALRNLGVSEQEVEKRVTSVLETVGAKEFQDKPVQYLSYGQKKRVAIAGALVLDTDWLLLDEPTAGLDPIGKKIMMEIIDRLANEGKKILISSHDIDLIYEICDYVYVLKNGEVLTDGETSQVFLEKDNIEEAGLVQPWLIKLHQQAGYPLFKKEAQFFAHTKRGEN from the coding sequence GTGCTTAAAACAGAACATATTTCATTTGAGTACGAAGACGGTAAAAAAGCGCTAACCGATGTGTCGATTGATTTAGCAAAAGGAGATATTATTGGTTTAATTGGTGCAAATGGTTCGGGGAAATCCACACTTTTTATGCAGCTGTTAGGGATCAATAAACCAACAAAAGGTAAAGTGTATTTTGACGACAAGCCACTTACTTACAACAAAAAAGCGTTGTTTGCTTTACGAAAAAAAGTAAGTATCGTATTTCAAGACCCAGATCAGCAAATTTTTTATTCCAACGTTCGTGATGATGTCGCCTTTGCTCTTAGAAACCTTGGTGTAAGCGAACAAGAAGTGGAAAAAAGAGTCACAAGCGTGCTAGAAACCGTTGGAGCAAAAGAATTCCAAGATAAACCAGTGCAATACTTGAGCTATGGTCAAAAAAAACGCGTCGCAATTGCCGGAGCGCTCGTACTCGACACAGATTGGCTCTTGCTCGATGAACCTACCGCCGGACTCGACCCGATTGGGAAAAAAATCATGATGGAAATTATTGACCGCTTGGCTAATGAAGGAAAGAAAATTCTTATTTCAAGCCACGATATCGATCTGATTTACGAAATATGTGATTATGTTTATGTATTAAAAAATGGAGAAGTCTTAACGGACGGAGAAACGAGTCAAGTTTTCTTAGAGAAAGACAATATCGAGGAAGCTGGCTTAGTTCAACCGTGGTTAATTAAGCTACATCAACAAGCAGGCTATCCGCTATTTAAAAAAGAAGCGCAATTTTTCGCGCATACAAAAAGAGGTGAAAATTAA
- a CDS encoding glucosaminidase domain-containing protein: protein MLQLAKKHLVTIGIGLTITLCALPLHSQAAGLEDGLTSKQEKFINEIAPHAVKVQKEHGILASITISQAILESNWGESKLAKDGNNLFGIKGAYKGASIKLPTKEHNGVVWVGTDAKFRAYPSWYESLNDHALLFVNGPSWNPNLYAGLIEEANFEKAAIALGKTGYSSDPEYAAKLIELIEKANLTKYDTVYTEPVSEKAIKAAGEVALKDNCFIWSAPSGTETAKPMEKVSKYAGRKVSINQEVKLPDSNILWYHIHQNGKSIGWIESTAIKNFYQSEDYSPTVDTLLKTDDQNRLVINMKVDTSELHKTRLVQTEQKAKLAQIAPLLSIQSFVW, encoded by the coding sequence ATGTTACAACTCGCAAAGAAGCATTTGGTGACAATTGGAATAGGACTTACAATTACATTATGTGCATTACCACTCCATAGCCAAGCTGCTGGTCTAGAGGACGGCTTAACTTCCAAGCAAGAGAAGTTTATTAATGAGATTGCGCCGCATGCAGTGAAAGTTCAAAAAGAACATGGTATTTTAGCAAGTATTACTATTTCGCAAGCTATCCTTGAATCTAACTGGGGAGAAAGCAAGCTCGCAAAAGACGGTAACAATTTATTTGGTATTAAAGGTGCTTATAAAGGAGCATCTATTAAATTGCCTACCAAAGAACACAATGGTGTTGTTTGGGTTGGAACAGATGCTAAATTCCGAGCGTATCCTAGTTGGTATGAATCACTTAATGACCACGCGCTTTTATTTGTAAATGGTCCATCATGGAATCCTAATTTATATGCTGGATTAATTGAAGAAGCTAACTTTGAAAAAGCAGCAATTGCGCTTGGAAAAACAGGCTATTCATCGGATCCAGAGTATGCAGCAAAATTAATTGAACTAATAGAAAAAGCAAATTTAACTAAATACGATACAGTTTACACTGAACCTGTGTCTGAAAAAGCAATCAAAGCTGCTGGAGAAGTAGCGTTAAAAGACAATTGCTTTATTTGGTCCGCACCAAGTGGAACAGAGACTGCTAAACCAATGGAAAAAGTTTCGAAATATGCTGGTCGTAAAGTTTCAATAAACCAAGAAGTAAAACTACCCGATTCAAATATATTGTGGTACCACATTCATCAAAATGGTAAATCAATTGGTTGGATAGAAAGTACAGCTATTAAGAATTTTTACCAATCAGAGGATTATTCTCCGACAGTAGATACACTTCTAAAAACTGACGACCAAAATCGCTTAGTAATCAATATGAAGGTAGACACCTCAGAACTTCATAAAACAAGGCTAGTTCAAACAGAACAAAAAGCCAAACTAGCGCAAATTGCGCCCTTACTAAGTATTCAATCTTTCGTTTGGTAA
- a CDS encoding cob(I)yrinic acid a,c-diamide adenosyltransferase, translated as MRIYTKTGDKGMTRIIGGSKVSKDNIRINAYGTLDELNSLLGFTITTLTNEPEIQAELEQIQQQLFDAGGDLATEEGKRPYKLTSEPVAWLEDRIDIYADEPPEIEKFILPGGTGAASLLHMARTVARRAEREIVGMQKIAASNQEVLKYVNRLSDYFFAVARVVNFRAGKTDIFYKNSELVFRNKKK; from the coding sequence ATGCGTATCTACACCAAAACCGGCGATAAAGGAATGACAAGAATTATCGGGGGGAGTAAAGTTAGTAAAGACAACATCCGAATCAACGCTTACGGAACCCTTGACGAATTAAATTCACTACTTGGTTTTACAATTACAACACTTACGAATGAGCCAGAAATTCAAGCAGAATTAGAACAAATCCAGCAACAATTGTTTGATGCAGGAGGGGATTTAGCGACAGAAGAAGGCAAACGTCCGTATAAGCTAACTAGCGAGCCGGTAGCTTGGTTAGAAGACCGAATTGACATCTACGCCGACGAACCACCAGAAATCGAAAAATTCATCTTGCCAGGCGGTACAGGAGCAGCTTCTTTACTCCATATGGCAAGAACTGTAGCAAGAAGAGCAGAACGCGAAATCGTTGGCATGCAAAAAATTGCCGCATCCAACCAGGAAGTGCTCAAATATGTAAACCGCTTGTCAGATTATTTTTTTGCAGTCGCCCGAGTAGTTAATTTTCGTGCTGGTAAAACAGATATTTTTTATAAAAACTCCGAACTTGTTTTTCGAAATAAAAAGAAATAA
- a CDS encoding Rrf2 family transcriptional regulator: protein MAISTRFSVAVHILTLIDMNQERSITSDFIAASVNTNPVVIRRIMSKLKKAGLIHSSPGVSGTYLLKEASEITLYDIYAAVDGTEQLFDIHKNPNPNCEVGANIQDTLDTVFNHAQQQMEADLKRTNLSQITASIKQKATN, encoded by the coding sequence ATGGCCATTTCAACACGTTTTAGCGTTGCAGTCCATATTTTAACATTAATCGATATGAACCAAGAACGCTCAATTACATCTGACTTTATTGCCGCAAGCGTAAATACGAACCCAGTTGTAATTAGACGAATCATGAGTAAACTAAAAAAAGCCGGGCTAATTCATTCAAGTCCAGGAGTTAGTGGTACTTATTTATTAAAAGAAGCCTCGGAAATCACGTTGTATGATATTTATGCCGCGGTGGATGGGACAGAGCAGCTTTTTGACATTCATAAAAATCCAAATCCGAACTGTGAAGTAGGCGCGAACATTCAAGATACACTCGACACTGTTTTCAACCACGCGCAACAACAGATGGAAGCAGATTTAAAACGAACTAATTTAAGTCAAATTACTGCGAGTATAAAACAAAAAGCAACAAACTAG